A single Hippocampus zosterae strain Florida chromosome 1, ASM2543408v3, whole genome shotgun sequence DNA region contains:
- the rnf130 gene encoding E3 ubiquitin-protein ligase RNF130 isoform X2, with protein sequence MRMRAASQPIRLELPQRSVVSGTKTRLDEAPHDDQSEDLRTPTPPTGQDASPETPGRKAARASVCTRYDKDFLDEGSMTSFGRTGLRVPSALLPPLLLLLILVQSRRAGAGRPDRAGVVLASEEYVSATVNATAVDARGHAVHVMSSEDGTYGQNSPKVDARALVVVTPAPRHGAVDRQGCDPRTRFAAPPRGVQWVALLQRGNCTFKEKILKAAAFNASAVLIYNNSTNKTVKMGHEGTGDTVAVMITERYGKDILAQLERNLSVVVTVVVGQRIPIKSVNRGSLVFVSISFIVLMIISSAWLIFYFIQKIRYGAAPHRGHRRLGDAAKKAIGKLSTRTVKKGDKETDPDFNHCAVCIEAYQLNDVVRILPCEHVFHKTCVDPWLNEHCTCPMCKLNILKALGVASGVPCADGEAADAERSGGSLAPVGPRASLAQRGGGGGGPAVSLEPLSPPCPEAPPRSPADIAIAGTGGHFFTSTPPPRTELPDLQAPLDLFDDKS encoded by the exons ATGCGCATGCGCGCTGCGTCACAGCCGATCCGGTTGGAGCTTCCGCAGCGCTCGGTGGTTAGCGGAACCAAAACACGGCTTGACGAGGCCCCTCACGACGACCAGAGCGAGGATTTGaggacccccacaccccccaccggCCAGGACGCGTCTCCAGAGACACCAGGAAGGAAGGCCGCCCGTGCGTCCGTCTGCACGCGCTACGACAAAGAC TTTTTGGATGAGGGGAGCATGACGTCCTTCGGCCGGACCGGGCTCCGCGTCCCCTCGgcgctgctgccgccgctgctgctgctgctgatcctGGTCCAGAGCCGGCGGGCGGGGGCGGGCCGCCCGGACCGCGCCGGCGTCGTCTTGGCGTCGGAGGAGTACGTGAGCGCCACGGTCAACGCCACGGCCGTGGACGCGCGGGGGCACGCCGTCCACGTCATGAGCAGCGAAGACGGCACCTACGGGCAGAACTCGCCCAAAGTCGACGCCCGCGCCTTAGTCGTGGTCACGCCCGCGCCGCGCCACGGAG CGGTGGATCGTCAGGGCTGCGACCCCCGCACGCGCTTTGCGGCTCCTCCTCGCGGCGTCCAGTGGGTGGCGCTGCTGCAGAGAGGAAACTGCACCTTCAAGGAGAAAATCCTGAAGGCGGCCGCCTTCAACGCCTCCGCCGTGCTCATCTACAACAACTCCACCAACAAGACCGTCAAGATGGGCCATGAAG GTACGGGCGACACGGTGGCGGTGATGATCACGGAAAGGTACGGCAAAGACATCCTGGCCCAGCTGGAGAGGAATCTGAGCGTGGTGGTGACGGTCGTGGTGGGTCAGCGCATTCCCATCAAGAGCGTCAACCGCGGCTCGCTGGTCTTTGTGTCCATCTCCTTCATCGTCCTCATGATCATCTCCTCCGCGTGGCTCATCTTCTACTTCATCCAGAAGATACGATACGGCGCGGCGCCCCACCGCGGCCAC CGTCGTCTGGGCGATGCAGCCAAGAAGGCCATCGGCAAGTTGAGCACCAGGACGGTGAAGAAAGGAGATAAG GAGACGGACCCCGACTTCAACCACTGTGCCGTTTGCATCGAAGCGTACCAGCTGAACGACGTCGTCCGCATCCTTCCCTGCGA GCACGTGTTCCACAAGACGTGCGTGGATCCGTGGCTCAACGAGCACTGCACGTGTCCCATGTGCAAGCTCAACATCCTCAAGGCCCTCGGCGTCGCG AGCGGCGTCCCGTGCGCGGACGGCGAGGCGGCGGACGCGGAGCGCTCCGGTGGGAGTCTGGCGCCCGTCGGCCCGAGGGCGTCGCTCGcccagcgcggcggcggcgggggcgggccCGCCGTCAGCCTGGAGCCACTGAGCCCGCCCTGCCCGGAGGCCCCGCCCCGCTCCCCCGCTGACATCGCCATCGCCGGCACCG
- the rnf130 gene encoding E3 ubiquitin-protein ligase RNF130 isoform X1, which produces MRMRAASQPIRLELPQRSVVSGTKTRLDEAPHDDQSEDLRTPTPPTGQDASPETPGRKAARASVCTRYDKDFLDEGSMTSFGRTGLRVPSALLPPLLLLLILVQSRRAGAGRPDRAGVVLASEEYVSATVNATAVDARGHAVHVMSSEDGTYGQNSPKVDARALVVVTPAPRHGAVDRQGCDPRTRFAAPPRGVQWVALLQRGNCTFKEKILKAAAFNASAVLIYNNSTNKTVKMGHEGTGDTVAVMITERYGKDILAQLERNLSVVVTVVVGQRIPIKSVNRGSLVFVSISFIVLMIISSAWLIFYFIQKIRYGAAPHRGHRRLGDAAKKAIGKLSTRTVKKGDKETDPDFNHCAVCIEAYQLNDVVRILPCEHVFHKTCVDPWLNEHCTCPMCKLNILKALGVAVSRRPRRRAPDPDVASATWRAFAVQSGVPCADGEAADAERSGGSLAPVGPRASLAQRGGGGGGPAVSLEPLSPPCPEAPPRSPADIAIAGTGGHFFTSTPPPRTELPDLQAPLDLFDDKS; this is translated from the exons ATGCGCATGCGCGCTGCGTCACAGCCGATCCGGTTGGAGCTTCCGCAGCGCTCGGTGGTTAGCGGAACCAAAACACGGCTTGACGAGGCCCCTCACGACGACCAGAGCGAGGATTTGaggacccccacaccccccaccggCCAGGACGCGTCTCCAGAGACACCAGGAAGGAAGGCCGCCCGTGCGTCCGTCTGCACGCGCTACGACAAAGAC TTTTTGGATGAGGGGAGCATGACGTCCTTCGGCCGGACCGGGCTCCGCGTCCCCTCGgcgctgctgccgccgctgctgctgctgctgatcctGGTCCAGAGCCGGCGGGCGGGGGCGGGCCGCCCGGACCGCGCCGGCGTCGTCTTGGCGTCGGAGGAGTACGTGAGCGCCACGGTCAACGCCACGGCCGTGGACGCGCGGGGGCACGCCGTCCACGTCATGAGCAGCGAAGACGGCACCTACGGGCAGAACTCGCCCAAAGTCGACGCCCGCGCCTTAGTCGTGGTCACGCCCGCGCCGCGCCACGGAG CGGTGGATCGTCAGGGCTGCGACCCCCGCACGCGCTTTGCGGCTCCTCCTCGCGGCGTCCAGTGGGTGGCGCTGCTGCAGAGAGGAAACTGCACCTTCAAGGAGAAAATCCTGAAGGCGGCCGCCTTCAACGCCTCCGCCGTGCTCATCTACAACAACTCCACCAACAAGACCGTCAAGATGGGCCATGAAG GTACGGGCGACACGGTGGCGGTGATGATCACGGAAAGGTACGGCAAAGACATCCTGGCCCAGCTGGAGAGGAATCTGAGCGTGGTGGTGACGGTCGTGGTGGGTCAGCGCATTCCCATCAAGAGCGTCAACCGCGGCTCGCTGGTCTTTGTGTCCATCTCCTTCATCGTCCTCATGATCATCTCCTCCGCGTGGCTCATCTTCTACTTCATCCAGAAGATACGATACGGCGCGGCGCCCCACCGCGGCCAC CGTCGTCTGGGCGATGCAGCCAAGAAGGCCATCGGCAAGTTGAGCACCAGGACGGTGAAGAAAGGAGATAAG GAGACGGACCCCGACTTCAACCACTGTGCCGTTTGCATCGAAGCGTACCAGCTGAACGACGTCGTCCGCATCCTTCCCTGCGA GCACGTGTTCCACAAGACGTGCGTGGATCCGTGGCTCAACGAGCACTGCACGTGTCCCATGTGCAAGCTCAACATCCTCAAGGCCCTCGGCGTCGCGGTGAGTCGGCGTCCCCGCCGCCGCGCGCCGGATCCCGACGTCGCGTCGGCAACGTGGCGTGCCTTTGCCGTGCAGAGCGGCGTCCCGTGCGCGGACGGCGAGGCGGCGGACGCGGAGCGCTCCGGTGGGAGTCTGGCGCCCGTCGGCCCGAGGGCGTCGCTCGcccagcgcggcggcggcgggggcgggccCGCCGTCAGCCTGGAGCCACTGAGCCCGCCCTGCCCGGAGGCCCCGCCCCGCTCCCCCGCTGACATCGCCATCGCCGGCACCG